The proteins below come from a single Panicum hallii strain FIL2 chromosome 7, PHallii_v3.1, whole genome shotgun sequence genomic window:
- the LOC112901425 gene encoding cytochrome P450 87A3-like, which produces MCAYVRLPGGAAFAALVLLMLLLLYAVHRWRNPRCRGRLPPGSMGLPLVGETLQFFSPDASFDVPRFVRHRLARYGPIFKTSLVGHPVVVSADEELNHMVFQQEGQLFQSWYPDSFVEILGRDNVGEQQGAMFRYLKNMVLRYFGPESLRESVLRDVECAVSSSLCTWSTLPDVELKEAVSTMVFDLSANKLLSLEPSRSKVLRRSFFDFVQGLISFPLYLPGTAYYSCMKGRQSAMEVLQEALEERKRSVEAPGGAGGDERARRRGDFLDCVVQEITREKPLVTDKMALDLMFVLLFASFHTTSLALTLAVKLLADHPHVLEELTVEHEAILNDRKPGRDSDGITWMEYKSMTFTSQVINETVRLANIAPGIFRKALKEIQFKGYTIPAGWGVMVCPPAVHLNPDIYPDPLTFNPSRFKDKPEINRGSRHFMAFGGGLRFCVGADFSKLQMSIFLHFLVTRYRWKNLGGGKIVRSPGLEFPDGYHVQIRQCD; this is translated from the exons ATGTGCGCGTACGTGCGGCTCCCTGGCGGGGCGGCCTTCGCCGCGCTCGTGCTCCTCATGCTGTTGCTTCTCTACGCGGTGCACCGGTGGAGGAACCCTCGCTGCCGCGGCCGCCTCCCGCCGGGCTCCATGGGCCTGCCGCTCGTCGGCGAGACGCTGCAGTTCTTCTCCCCCGACGCCTCCTTCGACGTCCCTCGCTTCGTCCGCCACCGGCTGGCGAG GTACGGCCCGATCTTCAAGACGAGCCTGGTGGGCCACCCGGTCGTCGTCTCGGCGGACGAGGAGCTGAACCACATGGTGTTCCAGCAGGAGGGGCAGCTGTTCCAGAGCTGGTACCCGGACTCCTTCGTGGAGATCCTGGGCAGGGACAACGTCGGCGAGCAGCAGGGTGCCATGTTCAGGTACCTCAAGAACATGGTGCTCCGCTACTTCGGCCCGGAGAGCCTCCGGGAGTCCGTGCTCCGCGACGTCGAGTGCGCCGTCAGCAGCTCCCTCTGCACCTGGTCGACCCTGCCGGACGTCGAGCTCAAGGAAGCCGTCTCCACG ATGGTGTTTGATCTTTCGGCGAACAAGCTGCTCAGCCTGGAGCCGTCGAGGTCCAAGGTACTGAGGAGGAGCTTCTTCGACTTCGTTCAAGGGCTCATCTCGTTCCCGCTGTATTTGCCGGGAACAGCATACTACTCATGCATGAAG GGGCGGCAGAGTGCAATGGAGGTGCTGCAGGAAGCgctggaggagaggaagagatcGGTGGAGGCGCCTGGAGGAGCAGGAGGCGACGAAAGGGCACGGCGCCGTGGCGACTTCTTGGACTGCGTCGTCCAGGAGATCACGAGGGAGAAGCCGCTCGTGACGGACAAGATGGCGCTGGACCTCATGTTCGTGCTCCTCTTCGCCAGCTTCCACACGACGTCGCTGGCGCTCACCCTGGCCGTCAAGCTGCTGGCCGATCACCCTCACGTCCTGGAGGAGCTCACG GTGGAACATGAAGCGATTCTGAATGACCGTAAGCCGGGCCGTGATTCTGATGGGATCACATGGATGGAGTACAAGTCTATGACATTCACATCCCAG GTCATTAACGAGACTGTCCGGTTGGCCAACATTGCGCCAGGAATCTTCCGAAAAGCACTGAAAGAAATACAGTTCAAAG GGTACACAATTCCAGCGGGATGGGGAGTGATGGTCTGCCCTCCAGCAGTTCATCTGAACCCAGACATCTACCCAGATCCCCTTACTTTTAACCCTTCGAGGTTCAAG GATAAACCGGAGATAAACCGTGGATCAAGACACTTCATGGCGTTCGGAGGAGGCCTCCGGTTCTGCGTTGGAGCAGACTTCAGCAAGCTGCAAATGTCCATTTTCCTCCATTTCCTTGTCACCCGATACAG GTGGAAAAATCTTGGGGGAGGCAAGATAGTCCGAAGTCCGGGGCTAGAATTTCCTGATGGCTACCATGTTCAAATAAGACAGTGCGATTAG
- the LOC112899997 gene encoding probable methyltransferase PMT15 — MAVGAAAAKLHLSSAAAAARRPSLLHLAAVAVLCSLSYLLGIWHHGGFSAAPAAGAGAAVSIATAVSCASPTPTVSAGSSSSPSSSAGPLDFAAHHTAEGMEAEAAPRQRAYEACPAKYSEYTPCEDVERSLRFSRDRLVYRERHCPASDAERLRCLVPAPRGYRNPFPWPASRDVAWFANVPHKELTVEKAVQNWIRVDGDKFRFPGGGTMFPRGAGAYIDDIGRIIPLHDGSIRTALDTGCGVASWGAYLLSRNILAMSFAPRDSHEAQVQFALERGVPAMIGVLASNRLTYPARSFDMAHCSRCLIPWQLYDGLYLIEIDRVLRPGGYWILSGPPINWRKHWKGWARTREDLNAEQQAIEKVARSLCWKKVKEENDIAIWQKPTNHIHCKTIRKVIKSPPFCSSQNPDAAWYDKMEACITPLPEVSDLKEVAGGELKKWPERLTAVPPRIASGSIEGVTEEMYVEDTELWKRRVGHYKSVISQFGQKGRYRNLLDMNAKFGGFAAALVDDPVWVMNMVPTVGNSTTLGVIYERGLIGSYQDWCEGMSTYPRTYDLIHADSVFTLYNGRCDMENILLEMDRILRPEGTVIVRDDVDLLVKIKSIADGMRWNSQIVDHEDGPLVREKLLLVVKTYWTLGDNKQ, encoded by the exons ATGGCGGTGGGCGCGGCAGCCGCGAAGCTGCACCTCTcgtcggccgccgcggccgcgcgccgcccctcgctGCTCCACCTCGCGGCCGTCGCGGTCCTCTGCTCCCTGTCCTACCTCCTCGGCATCTGGCACCACGGCGGCTTCtccgcggcccccgccgccggcgccggcgccgccgtctcCATCGCCACCGCAGTCTCCTGCGCCTCCCCGACCCCGACCGTCTCCGCGGGCTCCTCCtcttccccctcctcctccgcggggCCGCTCGACTTCGCCGCGCACCACACCGCGGAGGGGATGGAGGCGGAGGCCGCGCCGCGCCAGCGCGCCTACGAGGCCTGCCCCGCCAAGTACTCCGAGTACACGCCCTGCGAGGACGTGGAGCGCTCCCTGCGCTTCTCGCGCGACCGCCTCGTCTATCGGGAGCGTCACTGCCCGGCCTCCGACGCCGAGCGCCTCCGCTGCCTCGTGCCGGCGCCCAGGGGCTACCGCAACCCGTTCCCGTGGCCCGCCAGCCGCGACGTAGCCTGGTTTGCCAACGTCCCGCACAAGGAGCTCACCGTCGAGAAGGCGGTGCAGAACTGGATCCGCGTCGACGGCGACAAGTTCCGCTTCCCAGGGGGAGGCACCATGTTcccgcgcggcgccggcgcctacATCGACGACATCGGGAGGATCATCCCGCTCCACGACGGATCCATCCGCACCGCCCTCGACACCGGCTGCGGG GTGGCGAGCTGGGGAGCCTACTTGCTGTCGCGCAACATCCTGGCCATGTCCTTCGCCCCGCGAGATTCACACGAGGCACAGGTGCAGTTTGCACTGGAGCGTGGTGTGCCAGCGATGATTGGGGTGCTCGCCTCCAATCGGCTCACCTATCCGGCCCGTTCCTTTGACATGGCGCATTGCTCCCGCTGCCTCATCCCATGGCAACTCTATG ATGGACTGTACTTGATAGAGATCGATCGCGTTCTGCGGCCTGGAGGGTATTGGATCTTGTCCGGACCACCGATCAACTGGAGGAAACACTGGAAGGGGTGGGCCAGGACTAGAGAGGACCTGAATGCAGAGCAGCAAGCTATTGAGAAAGTTGCCAGAAGCCTCTGCTGGAAGAAGGTCAAGGAGGAAAATGACATTGCTATCTGGCAGAAGCCTACTAACCACATTCACTGCAAAACCATTCGCAAGGTTATCAAGTCCCCACCCTTTTGCTCTAGCCAAAATCCAGATGCTGCCTG GTATGACAAGATGGAGGCTTGTATAACTCCACTCCCAGAGGTCAGTGACTTAAAGGAGGTTGCCGGTGGCGAGTTGAAGAAATGGCCGGAGAGGCTCACTGCAGTACCGCCCAGGATTGCCAGTGGCAGCATCGAGGGGGTAACGGAAGAGATGTATGTGGAAGATACTGAGTTATGGAAGAGGAGAGTTGGACACTACAAGTCCGTGATCTCTCAATTCGGGCAGAAGGGCCGGTACCGCAATTTGCTCGATATGAATGCGAAGTTTGGCGGCTTCGCTGCAGCATTGGTGGATGACCCCGTGTGGGTCATGAACATGGTCCCTACTGTTGGCAACTCAACAACCCTGGGGGTAATATACGAGCGTGGCCTCATCGGGAGCTACCAGGACTG GTGTGAGGGCATGTCTACTTATCCCCGGACCTACGACCTCATTCATGCTGATTCAGTGTTCACACTATACAATGGCAG GTGTGACATGGAGAACATTCTGCTGGAAATGGACAGGATCCTGAGGCCGGAGGGCACGGTCATCGTAAGAGATGATGTGGACCTGTTAGTGAAGATAAAGAGCATCGCGGACGGGATGAGATGGAATAGCCAGATCGTGGATCACGAAGATGGTCCACTCGTCCGCGAGAAGCTCCTCCTTGTTGTGAAGACATACTGGACATTGGGGGACAACAAGCAATAG
- the LOC112898764 gene encoding E3 ubiquitin-protein ligase BIG BROTHER-like, translating into MTRRRHWTGGEAAISHHKAKLWTAPPHSSLGRLRLRQIQSDLCTVQRSLGTLLRAKELASMYMRRNTTGKKDAAVCYMNAPLPYAIEENHGGCFFDDDDDLAQVLQDQEILYQLFQGNNGSSSSRTHSIPSSSYGHNRASNERKPSGVANYDYELQLAVDEALARELQEMEGQLAKTALNDNNGRKPTSSSASDRGNNSASRPPQVVEEDGIDPDNMTYEELQQLGEAIGTQSKGLPESVIALLPTSTYKIRIFSRKEKNDECVICCMAYKNRDRLTQLPCGHQYHQACVSKWLQINKVCPVCNKEVFGS; encoded by the exons AtgacgcgccgccgccactggaCTGGAGGCGAGGCGGCCATTAGCCACCACAAGGCAAAGCTGTGGACCGCGCCTCCTCACTCCTCGCTCGGCCGGCTCCGCCTTCGCCAAATCCAATCTGATCTGTGCACTGTGCAGCGATCTCTCGGCACTCTGCTGCGCGCGAAG GAGCTTGCGAGCATGTACATGCGACGCAACACAACTGGAAAGAAGGATGCGGCTGTCTGTTATATGAATGCCCCTCTACCGTACGCCATTGAAGAGAATCACGGTGGATGCTTCTTTGATGACGACGATGATCTTGCACAAGTTCTTCAAGATCAG GAAATATTGTATCAATTATTTCAAGGAAATAATGGTAGCAGCTCAtcaagaactcattcaattcCCAGTTCTAGCTATGGTCATAATCGGGCATCAAATGAACGAAAACCATCAGGAGTTGCAAACTATGATTATGAGTTGCAACTAGCAGTTGATGAAGCTTTAGCTAGAGAGTTGCAAGAAATGGAGGGCCAACTAGCCAAAACAGCACTTAATGACAATAATG GAAGAAAGCCGACATCCTCTTCAGCATCGGATAGAGGCAATAATTCTGCAAGCAGACCTCCTCAG GTAGTGGAGGAGGATGGAATTGATCCTGATAATATGACCTATGAG GAACTGCAACAGTTAGGGGAAGCCATTGGTACCCAAAGCAAAGGGCTGCCTGAAAGTGTCATAGCACTCTTACCGACTTCAACTTACAAAATTAGGATATTCTCAAGAAAGGAGAAAAATGATGA GTGTGTGATCTGCTGTATGGCTTACAAGAACCGAGACAGGCTGACTCAATTGCCCTGTGGACATCAGTATCATCAAGCTTGTGTCTCCAAATGGTTACAGATCAACAAG GTATGCCCTGTTTGCAATAAGGAGGTTTTTGGCTCGTAA
- the LOC112900000 gene encoding F-box protein PP2-A13-like, protein MGAGASSMVGPEGYGRGWEQTSLGDMPESCVAAVLLYLDPLEICQVACLNRAFRGAASADCIWVAKLPANHRYLAALAAAADDDCGCDGAAEGDGRCCSSAAIKKEIYARLCRPTPFDGGTKEFWIEKDKGGFCMSISSRAMSITGRDDRRYWSHLSTEGSRFHSVAYLQQIWWLEVCGEIDFCFPAGSYSLFFRLHLGRPHKCTGRRGHGSESIHGWDIKPTRFQLSTSDDQHTESECYPSKPGRWILYHVGDFVVSSSDEVTELKFSMMQIDCTHTKGGLCVDSVFISPKDHRYEEECVPCQKIL, encoded by the exons ATGGGGGCGGGGGCGTCGAGCATGGTGGGGCCGGAGGGGTACGGCCGCGGGTGGGAGCAGACGTCGCTGGGCGACATGCCGGAGAGCtgcgtggcggcggtgctgctcTACCTCGACCCGCTGGAGATCTGCCAGGTAGCCTGCCTCAACCGGGCGTTCCGGGGTGCGGCCTCCGCGGACTGCATCTGGGTAGCCAAGCTGCCCGCCAATCACCGCTACCTCGCCGCGTTGGCCGCCGCGGCCGACGACGACTGCGGCTGCGACGGCGCGGCCGAGGGCGATGGCAGGTGCTGCTCCTCTGCGGCGATCAAGAAGGAGATATACGCGCGCCTGTGCCGGCCCACCCCCTTCGATGGTGGCACCAAG GAATTTTGGATTGAGAAGGACAAGGGAGGTTTTTGCATGTCCATCTCCTCAAGGGCTATGTCAATCACCGGCAGAGATGATCGGAGGTATTGGAGCCACCTATCCACTGAGGGATCAAG GTTTCACAGTGTTGCCTATCTTCAGCAGATTTGGTGGCTTGAGGTGTGCGGAGAGATTGATTTCTGCTTTCCTGCTGGTTCATACAGCCTATTCTTCCGGCTGCATTTGGGTCGACCACACAAGTGTACGGGCCGCCGAGGCCATGGCTCTGAGAGTATTCACGGTTGGGACATCAAACCAACACGGTTCCAGCTTTCGACTTCAGATGATCAGCACACAGAGTCTGAATGTTATCCATCTAAACCGGGAAGATGGATCCTTTACCACGTCGGGGATTTCGTCGTATCGAGTTCAGATGAGGTGACGGAACTCAAGTTCTCTATGATGCAGATTGATTGTACACACACAAAAGGCGGCCTCTGTGTTGACTCGGTCTTTATATCCCCCAAAGATCATCGATACGAGGAGGAATGCGTACCATGCCAGAAAATTTTGTAG
- the LOC112901562 gene encoding protein DETOXIFICATION 49-like: MDPKKPKKGRLAVPSPRLAQLLLSPLDAYKKAAPGFPVPRAAAHGSTNEAPPASKGETSGQTLLAPSSSRPARGLVKVNRLGVTCAAKVFTPSRNRTRAATATRAEYSPVSPAAMASCRDGAPPHGDAARALVSPLLAKEGQVLITVPADEVPVLTSKPPGRLAAAAKEAVSLSLGFAFPMTPLVSSSDARGEARSILALALPMILTGLLLYLRSMISMLFLGRLGGLALAGGSLAIGFANITGYSVLSGLAMGMEPICGQAFGAGNFSLLGITMQRTVLLLIAAAVPIGGLWMHMRPLLLLCGQEASIAAAAETYILASLPDLALQAFIHPVRIYLRTQSINLPLTVCAALAIAIHLPINYVLVTVLGLGIKGVAFASVLANLNLLLFLLAYILFKGVHKRTGGFALSGESFRGWGELVSLALPSCVSVCLEWWWYEIMILLCGLLLNPQATVASMGILIQTTSLIYIFPSSLSFGVSTRVSNELGAGRPEEASRAATVGLMLGFAFGGFASAFAFLVRNVWASMFTADPAIIALTASVLPVLGLCELGNCPQTTGCGVLRGSARPKDAARINLRSFYIVGTPVALLLAFWFHYDFKGLWFGLLAAQATCMVRMMLVIGQTDWASEAKRSRQLTGGDAKAAAAGGDEKSRCLLLDTDIERANDRSDRC; the protein is encoded by the coding sequence ATGGACCCAAAAAAGCCGAAGAAAGGGAGGCTCGCCGTGCCATCACCGAGGCTCGCCCAGCTTCTGCTCTCCCCCTTGGACGCCTATAAAAAGGCAGCTCCGGGCTTCCCAGTCCCCCGCGCCGCTGCTCACGGCTCTACCAACGAAGCACCTCCAGCCTCCAAAGGGGAGACAAGCGGCCAGACGCTTCTTGcccccagcagcagcagaccCGCGCGCGGTCTCGTGAAGGTGAATCGCCTGGGAGTTACCTGCGCCGCAAAGGTTTTTACTCCCTCGCGGAACCGCACGCGCGCTGCGACAGCCACCAGAGCAGAGTATTCCCCTGTTTCTCCAGCCGCCATGGCGTCGTGCCGGGACGGGGCGCCGCCCCATGGCGACGCGGCCCGCGCCCTGGTCTCCCCCTTGCTTGCTAAGGAGGGGCAGGTCCTCATCACGGTGCCCGCCGACGAGGTGCCGGTGCTCACGAGCAAGCCGCCCGGGcggctcgccgccgcggcgaaGGAAGCCGTGTCCCTCTCCCTGGGCTTCGCGTTCCCGATGACGCCGTTGGTGTCGTCCAGCGacgcgcgcggcgaggcgcggtcCATTCTCGCCCTCGCGCTCCCCATGATCTTGACCGGGCTCCTGCTCTACCTCCGGTCGATGATTTCGATGCTTTTCCTCGGTCGCCTTGGCGGCCTGGCACTTGCTGGCGGGTCTCTCGCCATCGGCTTTGCCAACATCACCGGATACTCTGTCCTCTCCGGCCTCGCCATGGGCATGGAGCCCATATGCGGTCAGGCATTCGGCGCGGGCAACTTCTCGCTCCTGGGCATCACCATGCAGAGGACCGTGCTCCTGCTCATCGCGGCCGCCGTTCCCATCGGCGGCCTGTGGATGCACATGcggcctctcctcctcctctgcggCCAGGAAGCCAGCATCGCAGCGGCCGCCGAGACCTACATTCTGGCCTCGCTCCCGGACCTCGCTCTGCAGGCATTCATCCACCCTGTACGGATATACCTGAGGACGCAGTCCATCAACCTGCCGCTCACGGTCTGCGCCGCGCTCGCCATTGCCATCCACCTCCCCATCAACTATGTCCTCGTCACCGTCCTCGGCCTCGGCATCAAGGGGGTGGCATTCGCCTCCGTGCTGGCAAACTTGaacctcctcctcttcctcctcgcctACATCCTCTTCAAAGGCGTCCACAAGCGCACCGGCGGCTTCGCGCTCTCCGGCGAGAGCTTCCGGGGCTGGGGCGAGCTCGTTAGCCTGGCGCTGCCGAGCTGCGTGagcgtctgcctggagtggtgGTGGTACGAGATCATGATCCTGCTGTGCGGGCTGTTGCTGAACCCGCAGGCCACGGTGGCGTCCATGGGCATCCTGATCCAGACGACGTCGCTCATCTACATCTTCCCCTCGTCGCTGAGCTTCGGCGTGTCGACCCGCGTCAGCAACGAGCTCGGCGCGGGCCGGCCCGAGGAGGCGAGCCGCGCCGCCACGGTGGGGCTCATGCTCGGGTTCGCGTTCGGCGGCTTCGCCTCCGCGTTCGCGTTCCTGGTGCGGAACGTGTGGGCGAGCATGTTCACGGCCGACCCAGCGATCATCGCGCTCACCGCGTCGGTGCTGCCGGTCCTGGGGCTGTGCGAGCTCGGCAACTGCCCGCAGACGACGGGCTGCGGCGTGCTCCGCGGCAGCGCCAGGCCCAAGGACGCCGCCCGCATCAACCTCCGGTCGTTCTACATCGTGGGCACGCCGGTGGCGCTCCTCCTGGCGTTCTGGTTCCACTACGACTTCAAGGGCCTGTGGTTCGGCCTCCTGGCGGCGCAGGCCACCTGCATGGTGCGCATGATGCTGGTCATCGGCCAGACGGACTGGGCCAGCGAGGCCAAGCGCTCGAggcagctcaccggcggtgacgCCAAGGCTGCAGCGGCCGGCGGGGACGAGAAGTCGCGCTGCTTGCTCCTAGACACGGACATCGAGCGGGCGAATGATCGGTCTGATCGGTGTTGA